The Chelonoidis abingdonii isolate Lonesome George chromosome 21, CheloAbing_2.0, whole genome shotgun sequence genome contains a region encoding:
- the SCRN2 gene encoding secernin-2 isoform X2 yields the protein MAGQNRPAPSSCDCFVALPPATASRAVIFGKNSDRPRDEVQEVVYLPAATYARGAKLKCTYIEVEQAERTHAVILSRPAWLWGAEMGANEHGVCIGNEGVWTKEPVGEEEALLGMDLVRLGLERGRSAHEALQAITALLEHYGQGGSCKEEPTPFIYHNTFLLADRTEAWVLETAGRYWAAQRIREGTRNISNQLSIGTDITAEHMGLRRHAQSQGWWSGDGEFNFTKVFSLTHQPVRMEAAKARYCAGKELLQQHAGRISAETIMDILRDKASGICVDSEGFRTTGSMVSILPQDPALPCVHFFTATPDPSRSVFKPFIFVANVTPVLKVMSPSFGDKDPVQKVPRFQSRVDRRHELYQAHQAALDLMETSQEQGQKLQQTMQDLERQGLEAMKEVLAGGITLDPEELADLLFDCVDTEIKFYK from the exons ATGGCCGGGCAGAACCGCCCTGCACCCTCCTCCTGTGACTGCTTCGTCGCTCTGCCTCCAGCCACCGCCTCCCGGGCCGTGATCTTCGGCAAAAATTCAGACCGGCCTAGAGATGAAGTCCAGGAAGTTGTCTATCTCCCTGCTGCAACCTATGCCAGAGGGGCAAAGCTCAAG TGCACATACATAGAGGTTGAGCAGGCAGAGAGGACCCACGCGGTGATCCTGAGCCGCCCGGCTTGGCTGTGGGGCGCCGAGATGGGAGCCAATGAGCATGGCGTCTGCATTGGGAACGAAGGGGTGTGGACCAAGGAGCctgttggggaggaggaggcccTGCTGGGCATGGATTTGGTCAG GCTGGGTTTGGAGAGAGGCAGGTCGGCTCATGAAGCCCTGCAGGCCATCACAGCTTTGCTGGAGCACTACGGGCAGGGCGGCAGCTGCAAGGAAGAGCCGacccctttcatttatcacaacacCTTCCTGCTGGCGGACCGGACTGAAGCCTGGGTGCTGGAGACTGCAGGCCGGTACTGGGCAGCCCAGAGGATCCGAG AAGGGACCCGGAATATCTCTAACCAGCTCAGCATCGGCACAGATATCACCGCCGAGCACATGGGGCTGAGACGCCacgcccagagccagggctggtggAGCGGGGACGGGGAGTTCAACTTCACCAAGGTCTTctctctgacccaccagcccgtGCGGATGGAGGCGGCCAAAGCCCGGTACTGTgctggcaaggagctgctgcagcagcacgcag GCCGCATCTCGGCGGAGACCATCATGGACATCCTGCGAGACAAGGCCAGTGGGATCTGCGTGGACTCGGAGGGCTTCCGCACCACGGGGAGCATGGTGTCCATcctcccccaggaccccgccttGCCCTGCGTGCATTTCTTCACAGCCACGCCTGACCCCTCCAG GTCTGTATTCAAGCCCTTCATCTTCGTCGCCAACGTGACTCCGGTCCTAAAGGTGATGTCTCCGAGCTTTGGTGACAAGGACCCCGTGCAGAAGGTACCTCGATTCCAGAGCAGAGTTGATCGGAGACATGAACTGTACCAGGCACATCAGGCAGCACTGGATCTCATGGAGACTAGCCAG GAGCAGGGCCAGAAGCTCCAGCAGACCATGCAGGATCTGGagaggcagggcctggaggcCATGAAGGAAGTGCTGGCCGGTGGTATCACCCTTGACCCAGAGGAGCTCGCTGACCTCTTGTTTGACTGTGTGGACACAGAAATCAAGTTCTACAAATAA
- the SCRN2 gene encoding secernin-2 isoform X1 has translation MAGSSAGQGDPLEKWLRMGDPDSPCFFLARMAGQNRPAPSSCDCFVALPPATASRAVIFGKNSDRPRDEVQEVVYLPAATYARGAKLKCTYIEVEQAERTHAVILSRPAWLWGAEMGANEHGVCIGNEGVWTKEPVGEEEALLGMDLVRLGLERGRSAHEALQAITALLEHYGQGGSCKEEPTPFIYHNTFLLADRTEAWVLETAGRYWAAQRIREGTRNISNQLSIGTDITAEHMGLRRHAQSQGWWSGDGEFNFTKVFSLTHQPVRMEAAKARYCAGKELLQQHAGRISAETIMDILRDKASGICVDSEGFRTTGSMVSILPQDPALPCVHFFTATPDPSRSVFKPFIFVANVTPVLKVMSPSFGDKDPVQKVPRFQSRVDRRHELYQAHQAALDLMETSQEQGQKLQQTMQDLERQGLEAMKEVLAGGITLDPEELADLLFDCVDTEIKFYK, from the exons ATGGCTGGCTCGAGCGCTGGGCAGGGAGACCCACTTGAGAAATGGCTGAGAATGGGTGACCCTGACTCACCTTGTTTCTTCCTAGCTAGGATGGCCGGGCAGAACCGCCCTGCACCCTCCTCCTGTGACTGCTTCGTCGCTCTGCCTCCAGCCACCGCCTCCCGGGCCGTGATCTTCGGCAAAAATTCAGACCGGCCTAGAGATGAAGTCCAGGAAGTTGTCTATCTCCCTGCTGCAACCTATGCCAGAGGGGCAAAGCTCAAG TGCACATACATAGAGGTTGAGCAGGCAGAGAGGACCCACGCGGTGATCCTGAGCCGCCCGGCTTGGCTGTGGGGCGCCGAGATGGGAGCCAATGAGCATGGCGTCTGCATTGGGAACGAAGGGGTGTGGACCAAGGAGCctgttggggaggaggaggcccTGCTGGGCATGGATTTGGTCAG GCTGGGTTTGGAGAGAGGCAGGTCGGCTCATGAAGCCCTGCAGGCCATCACAGCTTTGCTGGAGCACTACGGGCAGGGCGGCAGCTGCAAGGAAGAGCCGacccctttcatttatcacaacacCTTCCTGCTGGCGGACCGGACTGAAGCCTGGGTGCTGGAGACTGCAGGCCGGTACTGGGCAGCCCAGAGGATCCGAG AAGGGACCCGGAATATCTCTAACCAGCTCAGCATCGGCACAGATATCACCGCCGAGCACATGGGGCTGAGACGCCacgcccagagccagggctggtggAGCGGGGACGGGGAGTTCAACTTCACCAAGGTCTTctctctgacccaccagcccgtGCGGATGGAGGCGGCCAAAGCCCGGTACTGTgctggcaaggagctgctgcagcagcacgcag GCCGCATCTCGGCGGAGACCATCATGGACATCCTGCGAGACAAGGCCAGTGGGATCTGCGTGGACTCGGAGGGCTTCCGCACCACGGGGAGCATGGTGTCCATcctcccccaggaccccgccttGCCCTGCGTGCATTTCTTCACAGCCACGCCTGACCCCTCCAG GTCTGTATTCAAGCCCTTCATCTTCGTCGCCAACGTGACTCCGGTCCTAAAGGTGATGTCTCCGAGCTTTGGTGACAAGGACCCCGTGCAGAAGGTACCTCGATTCCAGAGCAGAGTTGATCGGAGACATGAACTGTACCAGGCACATCAGGCAGCACTGGATCTCATGGAGACTAGCCAG GAGCAGGGCCAGAAGCTCCAGCAGACCATGCAGGATCTGGagaggcagggcctggaggcCATGAAGGAAGTGCTGGCCGGTGGTATCACCCTTGACCCAGAGGAGCTCGCTGACCTCTTGTTTGACTGTGTGGACACAGAAATCAAGTTCTACAAATAA